In Kocuria turfanensis, a single genomic region encodes these proteins:
- a CDS encoding helix-turn-helix transcriptional regulator yields MTRSAVPAGGGAPATGAPAPGPPRDVDPRDGRTRGSGPVPAGGVVRPPWTFLTNHGHVLLAVAQSQDARVSEIAARVGITTRATLAILKDLESAGYLRRHRVGRRSHYTVDGHRPFRHPAIAAHEIGELLDVLAPAPAGAGGAS; encoded by the coding sequence GTGACCCGTTCCGCCGTCCCCGCGGGCGGCGGCGCCCCGGCCACCGGCGCCCCGGCCCCCGGCCCGCCGCGCGACGTGGACCCGCGCGACGGGCGGACCCGGGGATCCGGGCCGGTGCCCGCCGGTGGGGTCGTCCGGCCGCCGTGGACCTTCCTGACCAACCACGGCCACGTGCTGCTGGCCGTGGCCCAGTCCCAGGACGCCCGGGTCAGCGAGATCGCCGCCCGGGTGGGCATCACCACGCGTGCCACGCTGGCGATCCTCAAGGACCTCGAGTCCGCCGGCTACCTCCGCCGCCACCGCGTCGGGCGCCGCAGCCACTACACGGTCGACGGTCACCGGCCCTTCCGGCACCCGGCCATCGCCGCCCACGAGATCGGGGAGCTGCTGGACGTCCTCGCCCCGGCGCCGGCCGGGGCCGGGGGCGCGTCCTGA
- a CDS encoding adenine nucleotide alpha hydrolase family protein, whose protein sequence is MNGPATGARHPVAAVITDGPEAAAVARRAVRIAAEAGRPLLLLVPMLRSAFTDDAVIGRHVHEEALQDARAVAARALPTLEAAGVPFRVQVVWHRSCGLSGARQVRAVALAHAAHRAGAPVVVTPVQLPVPTVEHGPSVVLVASGSAAPLTVHRPARSRRLDQL, encoded by the coding sequence ATGAACGGTCCCGCCACCGGAGCCCGGCACCCGGTCGCCGCGGTGATCACCGACGGCCCCGAGGCCGCCGCGGTCGCCCGCCGCGCCGTCCGGATCGCCGCGGAGGCGGGCCGGCCGCTGCTGCTGCTGGTGCCGATGCTCCGGTCGGCGTTCACCGACGACGCCGTCATCGGCCGGCACGTGCACGAGGAGGCGCTGCAGGACGCGCGGGCCGTCGCCGCCCGCGCCCTGCCGACCCTGGAGGCCGCAGGCGTGCCGTTCCGCGTGCAGGTGGTCTGGCACCGCAGCTGCGGCCTCAGCGGCGCCCGGCAGGTCCGCGCCGTCGCCCTGGCCCACGCGGCGCACCGGGCCGGGGCCCCGGTCGTGGTCACCCCGGTCCAGCTGCCGGTGCCCACGGTCGAGCACGGGCCCAGCGTGGTCCTCGTGGCCTCCGGGTCGGCCGCCCCGCTCACGGTGCACCGCCCGGCGCGCTCGCGCCGGCTGGACCAGCTGTGA